In Amphiura filiformis chromosome 2, Afil_fr2py, whole genome shotgun sequence, one DNA window encodes the following:
- the LOC140171241 gene encoding uncharacterized protein — MRLAVTLLLLGVTTHVFGKHFRGGTFSWKPLNENKVEVKYSFSFNGFRDDDSPLVTHQRCNVTEPNYGGYLKTKGSLNCEGCPHQTDKNSCTNCVNFDPPPNNDPTSSDMTWLCTDYDKKAGWDAGGRTFEVDVRRNPTDWCFRTYSLY; from the exons ATGAGGTTAGCGGTAACTTTACTGCTGCTTGGTGTAACAACACACGTCTTTGGTAAACATTTTCGAGGCGGGACTTTCAGCTGGAAACCGCTTAACGAAAACAAG GTAGAGGTAAAATACTCCTTCAGTTTCAACGGGTTTCGAGATGATGACAGCCCACTAGTAACTCACCAAAGGTGCAATGTAACTGAGCCTAATTACGGAGGGTATCTCAAAACAAAAGGCAGTCTTAACTGTGAAGGGTGTCCACATCAGACAGATAAGAACAGTTGTACAAA CTGCGTGAATTTTGACCCACCACCAAATAATGACCCAACTTCTTCAGATATGACATGGCTATGTACGGATTATGACAAAAAAGCAGGATGGGATGCTGGTGGTAGAACTTTTGAAGTTGATGTTCGAAGAAACCCAACCGATTGGTGCTTTAGGACGTATTCATTATACTAA